In the Gallaecimonas pentaromativorans genome, one interval contains:
- a CDS encoding S9 family peptidase: protein MRNFVFKGLSGLLLAMASLVQAAPSAADINASLDLREHWIGLIRDIVFPAQWMPDSHDFYYRKTVAGGYDFVMENAETGQTRPAFDKAIVAQGLTAALGKTVTPLQLPIKHFSLSDGRIDFDIDYAPWHCSLKVAQCEAGSWPGRPSGFGVVRDLRFPADNHLRAAPNGQLSAMVEGHNLVLVDKDGHKRILSQDGSAGNFYDPESIAWSPDSKHIVLYRVRPGYARFVTRVLSSPTDQLQPKVVKQLYPKPGDAIDIEQPVLFEVATGKETVIDNALFPNPYQLTDLRWRKDSNTFAFRYNQRGFQTARVIEVSAATGKARAVVNETAKTFIYQDREFGHDVNGLGKEFIWLSERDGWAHLYLYDGRTGKVKNRITNGDWPVREVVKVDDAKRQIWFAASGMHQGEDPYFVHYYRVDFDGSNLTELTKAPANHHLAFSDDMRYYVDVYSRVDLPNIAELHKADGSLVRTIAKGDISKLLAAGFQFPEPFVAKGRDGKTDIYGLMVKPLNFDPNKRYPVIENIYAGPHDSFVPKDFWPFGYHSGGDKVIGMQSLANLGFIVVQIDGMGTANRSKAFQDVAWKNLGDSGFPDRILWHKAAAKKYPWYDIAKGVGIYGGSAGGQSTLSALVFHPEFYSVGVAYAGCYDNRMDKISWNEQWMGWPVDDSYKKASAVEHAANLKGNVLIVFGEQDSNVDPSSSLQLVNALIKAGKDFDLLEVPGGEHSAGRSTGPTRYAWRRQFDFFLNHLKGEATPDWNKH, encoded by the coding sequence GTGAGAAATTTCGTCTTTAAAGGCCTGTCAGGCCTGCTGCTGGCCATGGCCAGCCTGGTTCAGGCAGCCCCCAGCGCTGCTGACATCAACGCCAGTCTGGATCTGCGTGAGCATTGGATTGGCTTGATCCGGGACATCGTGTTTCCTGCCCAGTGGATGCCGGACAGCCACGATTTTTACTACCGCAAGACGGTAGCCGGCGGCTACGACTTTGTGATGGAAAACGCCGAGACCGGCCAAACCCGCCCGGCCTTTGACAAGGCCATTGTCGCCCAAGGCCTCACCGCCGCCCTTGGCAAAACCGTCACGCCTTTGCAGCTGCCCATCAAGCATTTCAGCCTAAGTGATGGGCGCATCGATTTTGATATCGACTACGCCCCCTGGCATTGCAGCCTGAAAGTGGCCCAGTGTGAAGCCGGCAGCTGGCCGGGCCGCCCCTCGGGCTTTGGGGTGGTGCGTGACCTGCGCTTCCCGGCCGATAACCACCTGCGCGCCGCCCCCAACGGCCAGTTGAGCGCCATGGTCGAGGGCCACAATCTGGTGCTGGTCGATAAAGACGGCCACAAGCGCATTCTTAGCCAAGACGGCAGCGCCGGTAACTTCTACGACCCCGAGAGCATTGCGTGGTCCCCCGATTCCAAGCACATCGTGCTGTACCGGGTGCGCCCCGGTTATGCCCGTTTTGTAACCCGGGTGCTCTCTTCACCCACCGATCAGCTGCAACCCAAGGTAGTGAAACAGCTCTACCCCAAACCGGGCGACGCCATCGACATCGAGCAGCCGGTGCTCTTTGAGGTAGCGACCGGCAAGGAAACCGTGATTGATAACGCCCTGTTTCCCAACCCCTATCAGCTCACCGACCTGCGCTGGCGAAAAGACAGCAACACCTTTGCCTTTCGCTACAACCAGCGCGGCTTTCAAACCGCCCGGGTGATTGAAGTGAGCGCCGCCACCGGCAAGGCCCGGGCCGTGGTGAATGAAACCGCCAAAACCTTTATCTACCAGGACCGGGAATTCGGCCATGACGTGAATGGCCTTGGTAAGGAGTTCATCTGGCTGTCCGAGCGTGACGGCTGGGCCCATCTCTACCTCTACGACGGCCGCACCGGCAAGGTGAAAAACCGCATCACCAACGGCGACTGGCCGGTACGGGAAGTGGTGAAGGTAGACGATGCCAAACGGCAGATCTGGTTTGCCGCCAGCGGCATGCACCAAGGGGAAGACCCTTACTTTGTGCACTACTACCGCGTCGATTTTGACGGCTCAAACCTCACCGAGCTCACCAAGGCGCCGGCCAACCATCACCTGGCCTTCTCGGACGACATGCGCTACTACGTGGATGTCTATTCGCGGGTAGATCTGCCCAATATCGCCGAGCTCCATAAAGCCGACGGCAGCCTGGTGCGCACCATTGCCAAAGGCGACATCTCCAAGCTGCTGGCGGCGGGCTTTCAATTCCCCGAGCCTTTCGTGGCCAAGGGCCGCGACGGCAAAACCGATATCTACGGCCTTATGGTCAAGCCGCTCAACTTTGACCCCAACAAGCGCTACCCGGTGATAGAGAACATCTACGCCGGCCCCCACGACAGCTTTGTGCCCAAGGATTTTTGGCCCTTTGGTTACCACAGCGGTGGCGACAAGGTGATTGGCATGCAGTCGCTGGCCAATCTCGGTTTTATCGTGGTGCAGATTGACGGCATGGGCACCGCCAACCGCTCCAAAGCCTTTCAGGACGTGGCCTGGAAGAACCTGGGCGATTCCGGCTTCCCTGACCGCATCCTCTGGCACAAGGCGGCCGCCAAAAAGTACCCCTGGTATGACATTGCCAAAGGCGTGGGCATTTACGGCGGCTCGGCCGGTGGCCAAAGCACCCTGAGCGCCCTGGTGTTCCACCCCGAGTTCTATAGCGTTGGCGTGGCCTATGCCGGTTGCTATGACAACCGCATGGACAAGATCAGCTGGAACGAGCAGTGGATGGGCTGGCCGGTGGACGACAGCTACAAAAAAGCCTCGGCGGTGGAACATGCCGCCAATCTCAAGGGCAACGTATTGATCGTCTTTGGCGAGCAAGACAGCAACGTTGACCCGTCCTCCAGCTTGCAGTTGGTCAATGCCCTCATTAAGGCCGGTAAGGACTTTGACCTGCTTGAAGTGCCCGGCGGCGAGCACTCGGCGGGCCGTTCCACCGGCCCCACCCGCTACGCCTGGCGCCGCCAGTTCGACTTCTTCCTCAATCACCTCAAGGGCGAAGCGACGCCGGATTGGAACAAGCACTAA
- a CDS encoding biotin-independent malonate decarboxylase subunit beta, with protein sequence MSHNFADASARQRAKLLLDDGSFRELLGPFARLTSPWLERQGIVPQFDDGVVIAKGRIDGQSAVVAAIEGGFQGGSLGEVAGAKIAGALELALEDNQKGIPTAAVLVLETGGVRLQEANLGLAAIAEIQSAIVELRAHQPVIGIITGPVGCFGGMSIAAGLCSYLIMTREGRLGLNGPLVIEQEAGIGEYNAADRPFIWSLSGGEQRLAGGLVDACTGESTGSVASALRYYLKKGLPKVQRSDAFDRFLPALLELDNSQQLDAAGARAILKGVQA encoded by the coding sequence ATGTCGCATAACTTTGCCGACGCCAGCGCCCGCCAGCGGGCCAAACTGCTGCTCGATGACGGCAGCTTTCGCGAACTTCTCGGCCCCTTTGCCCGCCTCACATCTCCCTGGCTTGAGCGCCAGGGCATAGTGCCGCAGTTTGACGACGGCGTGGTGATCGCCAAAGGCCGCATCGACGGCCAAAGCGCGGTGGTTGCGGCCATCGAAGGAGGCTTTCAGGGCGGCAGCCTTGGCGAAGTCGCCGGCGCCAAAATCGCCGGCGCCCTGGAGCTGGCCCTGGAAGACAACCAAAAGGGCATCCCCACCGCCGCCGTGCTGGTGCTGGAAACCGGCGGCGTGCGCCTGCAAGAGGCCAACCTTGGCCTGGCCGCCATCGCCGAAATTCAATCGGCCATTGTCGAGCTTCGCGCCCACCAGCCGGTTATCGGCATTATCACAGGGCCCGTGGGCTGCTTTGGCGGCATGTCCATCGCCGCCGGTCTTTGCAGCTACCTCATCATGACCCGCGAGGGGCGTCTGGGCCTCAACGGCCCGCTGGTTATCGAGCAAGAAGCGGGCATCGGTGAATACAACGCCGCCGACCGGCCCTTTATCTGGAGCCTTTCTGGCGGCGAGCAGCGCCTGGCCGGCGGCTTGGTGGACGCCTGCACCGGCGAGAGCACAGGCAGCGTTGCCAGCGCCCTGCGTTACTACCTGAAAAAGGGCCTGCCCAAGGTGCAGCGCAGCGACGCCTTTGACCGTTTCCTGCCGGCCCTTTTGGAGCTGGACAACAGCCAGCAGCTGGACGCCGCCGGCGCCCGGGCCATTTTAAAAGGAGTGCAAGCATGA
- the mdcC gene encoding malonate decarboxylase acyl carrier protein, which yields METFALTQDATNQPLGRALVGCVASGDLEVMIEPATDAKAHIHITSNSANPGRWQQILSAIAQSQPLPAMRMDIHDFAATPGVIRLRIEQALELAKEEANHVA from the coding sequence ATGGAAACCTTCGCACTGACCCAAGACGCCACCAACCAGCCCCTGGGCCGGGCCCTGGTGGGCTGCGTTGCCTCAGGGGACCTGGAAGTGATGATTGAGCCGGCCACCGATGCCAAGGCGCACATTCACATCACCAGCAACAGCGCCAACCCCGGCCGCTGGCAGCAGATACTGAGCGCCATCGCCCAAAGCCAGCCGCTGCCGGCCATGCGCATGGACATTCACGACTTTGCCGCCACCCCGGGGGTGATTCGCCTGCGCATCGAACAAGCCCTGGAACTGGCCAAAGAGGAGGCTAACCATGTCGCATAA
- the mdcA gene encoding malonate decarboxylase subunit alpha, with protein MQADTQRNWCSRRQDKARRLSQLESLTTGKEIPTARIVEALELLLEPGDKVVLEGNNQKQADFLSRSLGQVDSGKIHDLHMVMPSVGRPEHLDLFENGVARKLDFSFSGPQSLRIGQLMEDGLLEVGAIHTYIELYARLFVDLTPRMALLAGFKADRAGNIYTGPSTEDTPALVEAAAFKDGIVIFQVNEIVDDVSDLPRVDIPASWVDFIVLADKPFYIEPLFTRDPRLITDVHVLMAMMALKGIYARHQVQSLNHGIGFNTAAIELLLPTYGEELGLKGKICRNWTLNPHPTLIPAIESGWVESVHCFGTELGMEDYVAARPDIFFTGSDGSLRSNRAFCQLAGQYAVDMFIGATLQVDGDGNSSTVTRGRVAGFGGAPNMGHDPGGRRHASPAWLDMRTDTHPLTKGKKLVVQMVETFQDANKPTLVAELDAIAMASDYQMPLAPVMIYASDVTHVLTEEGIAYLYLAKSPEERRAMVAAVAGITPIGLARDPIETARLRAEGLVAYPEDLGIKRSEATRDKLAAKSISELQAWSGGLYQPPAKFRSW; from the coding sequence ATGCAGGCCGATACCCAACGCAACTGGTGCAGCCGCCGCCAGGATAAAGCCCGGCGCCTGAGCCAGCTTGAGTCCCTTACTACCGGCAAAGAAATCCCCACCGCCCGCATTGTCGAGGCCCTGGAATTGCTGCTCGAACCGGGCGACAAGGTGGTGCTGGAAGGCAACAACCAAAAACAAGCCGATTTCCTTTCCCGCTCCCTGGGCCAGGTAGACAGCGGCAAAATCCACGACCTGCACATGGTGATGCCCAGCGTCGGCCGCCCCGAGCACCTGGATTTGTTTGAAAACGGCGTGGCCCGCAAACTGGACTTTTCCTTCTCCGGCCCCCAGAGCCTGCGTATCGGCCAGCTGATGGAAGACGGCCTCTTGGAAGTGGGCGCCATCCACACCTACATCGAGCTCTACGCCCGGCTCTTTGTGGATCTGACCCCGAGGATGGCGCTGCTGGCAGGCTTTAAGGCCGACCGGGCCGGCAATATCTACACCGGGCCTTCTACCGAAGACACCCCGGCGCTGGTGGAAGCCGCCGCCTTTAAAGACGGCATCGTTATCTTCCAGGTTAATGAAATCGTTGACGATGTAAGCGACCTGCCAAGGGTGGATATCCCCGCCAGTTGGGTCGATTTCATCGTGCTGGCCGACAAGCCCTTTTATATCGAGCCGCTCTTTACCCGCGACCCGCGCCTCATTACCGACGTGCACGTATTGATGGCGATGATGGCCCTAAAAGGCATCTACGCCCGCCACCAGGTGCAGTCGTTGAACCACGGCATCGGCTTTAACACCGCCGCCATCGAGCTGTTGCTGCCCACCTACGGCGAGGAGCTGGGCCTCAAAGGCAAAATTTGCCGCAACTGGACCCTAAACCCCCACCCGACCCTTATCCCCGCCATCGAAAGCGGCTGGGTGGAAAGCGTGCACTGCTTCGGCACCGAGCTGGGCATGGAAGACTACGTGGCTGCCCGCCCCGACATCTTCTTTACCGGCAGCGACGGCTCCCTGCGCTCCAACCGCGCCTTTTGCCAACTGGCCGGCCAGTACGCGGTGGACATGTTTATCGGCGCCACCTTGCAGGTGGATGGCGATGGCAACTCTTCTACCGTGACCCGGGGCCGGGTCGCAGGCTTTGGCGGCGCCCCCAACATGGGCCACGACCCAGGCGGCCGTCGCCACGCCAGCCCGGCATGGCTCGATATGCGCACCGACACCCACCCCCTGACCAAGGGCAAAAAGCTGGTGGTGCAGATGGTGGAGACCTTCCAAGACGCCAACAAACCCACCCTGGTGGCCGAGCTGGACGCCATCGCCATGGCCAGCGATTACCAGATGCCCCTGGCGCCGGTGATGATCTACGCCAGCGACGTGACCCACGTGCTCACCGAAGAAGGCATTGCCTACCTGTATCTGGCCAAATCCCCCGAAGAGCGCCGGGCCATGGTGGCGGCAGTGGCGGGCATTACCCCCATTGGCCTTGCCCGTGACCCGATTGAGACCGCGCGCCTGCGCGCCGAAGGGCTGGTGGCCTACCCGGAAGATTTGGGCATCAAACGCTCAGAGGCCACCCGCGACAAGCTTGCCGCCAAGAGCATCAGCGAGCTGCAGGCCTGGTCCGGCGGCCTCTATCAGCCCCCTGCCAAATTTCGGAGCTGGTGA
- a CDS encoding triphosphoribosyl-dephospho-CoA synthase, whose translation MKALALTPSAHKAALARWALLAEAELTPKPALVDRRSSGAHGDMDLALMRRSAAALEPWFAKMAALTGPRNGDFRAALGLLGREAESAMLAATGGINTHKGAIWALGLLLAAPDAPQAEALLASAGALAQLADPLSPVLPPSHGEQAMARYKLGGARAQAQAGFPQIRDQGLPALRQSRARGDSEQTARLNSLLAIMTALSDTCVLHRAGLKGLDAMQQGAQAVLQAGGAGTLAGRRALKRLDATLLALNASAGGAADLLAATLLTDKLCPEQEG comes from the coding sequence ATGAAAGCCCTTGCCCTCACCCCTTCGGCACACAAAGCGGCCCTGGCCCGCTGGGCCTTGCTGGCCGAGGCCGAACTCACCCCCAAACCGGCGCTGGTGGACAGGCGCTCAAGCGGCGCCCATGGCGATATGGACTTGGCGCTGATGCGCCGCTCCGCCGCCGCCCTTGAGCCCTGGTTTGCAAAAATGGCGGCGCTGACTGGCCCGCGCAACGGGGATTTTCGCGCCGCCCTTGGCCTTTTGGGCCGCGAGGCCGAAAGCGCCATGTTGGCCGCCACCGGCGGCATCAATACCCACAAGGGCGCCATCTGGGCCTTGGGGTTGCTGCTGGCCGCGCCCGACGCCCCCCAGGCAGAAGCGCTCTTGGCAAGCGCCGGGGCCTTGGCCCAACTGGCAGACCCTCTCTCCCCGGTCCTGCCCCCAAGCCACGGCGAGCAGGCCATGGCCCGCTATAAGCTCGGCGGCGCCCGGGCCCAGGCCCAAGCCGGTTTCCCGCAAATTCGTGACCAAGGCCTGCCGGCCCTTCGCCAAAGCCGCGCGCGTGGCGACAGCGAACAAACCGCCCGCCTTAACAGCCTTTTGGCCATCATGACCGCCCTTAGCGACACCTGCGTGCTGCACCGCGCCGGGCTCAAGGGCCTTGATGCCATGCAGCAAGGCGCCCAGGCGGTGCTGCAGGCCGGCGGCGCCGGCACCCTCGCTGGCAGGCGCGCCCTCAAACGGCTGGACGCCACCCTTTTAGCCCTAAATGCCTCGGCCGGGGGCGCTGCCGATCTGCTGGCCGCCACCTTGCTGACCGACAAGCTTTGCCCAGAACAGGAGGGGTAA
- the madL gene encoding malonate transporter subunit MadL, with the protein MIIYGVTLLAVCTLLGVAIGQVLGTLIGIPANVGGVGIAMVLLVLVGSALQKRGVLDIKSEQGIEFFSAIYIPVVVAMAAKQNVYGALTGGPMAITAGVTAVVIGFALVPVLDRWGRESRSEEPTETLTAEESRHV; encoded by the coding sequence ATGATCATCTACGGCGTTACCTTACTGGCGGTATGCACCTTGCTGGGTGTGGCCATCGGCCAGGTTCTTGGCACCTTGATAGGGATACCCGCCAACGTGGGCGGCGTCGGTATCGCCATGGTGCTGTTGGTCTTGGTGGGCAGTGCCTTGCAAAAACGCGGCGTGCTGGACATCAAAAGCGAACAGGGCATCGAGTTCTTCAGTGCCATTTACATTCCGGTAGTGGTGGCCATGGCCGCCAAGCAAAACGTCTACGGCGCTCTGACCGGCGGTCCCATGGCCATTACTGCCGGTGTAACCGCGGTGGTGATTGGCTTTGCGCTGGTGCCGGTACTGGACCGCTGGGGGCGGGAAAGTCGAAGCGAAGAACCCACCGAAACCTTGACCGCCGAGGAGAGCCGCCATGTTTGA
- a CDS encoding DUF1348 family protein gives MTEKSASRPPLPPFTRESAIEKIRLAEDGWNSRDPEKVSLAYTEDTRWRNRAEFASSRTEAKAFLARKWAKELDYRLIKELWAFTDNRIAVRYAYEWHDEAGNWFRSYGNENWEFNEQGLMARRFACINDLPISPSERLFHWPLGRRPDDHPGLSELGL, from the coding sequence ATGACTGAGAAATCTGCATCAAGGCCACCTTTGCCGCCCTTTACCCGGGAAAGTGCCATCGAGAAGATCCGTCTGGCCGAAGACGGCTGGAACAGCCGCGACCCTGAAAAGGTGTCTTTGGCCTACACCGAGGACACTCGCTGGCGCAACCGTGCCGAGTTCGCCAGCAGCCGGACCGAAGCCAAGGCCTTTTTGGCCCGTAAATGGGCTAAAGAGCTGGATTACCGGCTCATCAAGGAACTGTGGGCCTTCACCGACAACCGCATCGCCGTACGTTACGCCTACGAATGGCATGACGAAGCCGGCAACTGGTTCCGCTCCTACGGTAACGAAAACTGGGAATTCAATGAGCAAGGCCTGATGGCAAGACGTTTTGCCTGTATCAACGATCTGCCGATAAGCCCATCCGAGCGGCTATTTCACTGGCCGCTCGGGCGGCGCCCTGACGACCACCCCGGTTTGTCCGAGTTGGGCTTGTAA
- the mdcE gene encoding biotin-independent malonate decarboxylase subunit gamma, translated as MSRGQHWFDALTQNMQQKAGPVPSVCVADGELAGRPCRVILVRPDAANPFPRARSGEVGLLEGWALAKVVQEATGDKRTLLAIVDVPSQAYGRREEALGIHQALAAAAGAYAKARQAGHPVLALLVGKAMSGAFLAHGYQANAILALDDAGVMVHAMGKAAAARVTQRSEEDLDRLAASIPPMAYDLKNYASLGLLSGRIAVSSAEAPTGSDLEKVNAALAAAQQQALGSTSLAHRLDGENRRASKKVRQLLRQQWALES; from the coding sequence ATGAGCCGTGGCCAACACTGGTTTGACGCCCTGACCCAGAACATGCAGCAAAAGGCCGGCCCCGTGCCCTCGGTGTGCGTTGCCGACGGCGAGTTGGCCGGCCGCCCCTGCCGGGTCATTTTGGTGCGCCCCGATGCCGCCAACCCCTTCCCCCGCGCCCGCAGCGGCGAAGTGGGGCTGCTGGAAGGCTGGGCGCTCGCTAAGGTGGTGCAGGAAGCCACCGGCGATAAGCGCACCCTGCTGGCCATTGTCGATGTGCCCAGCCAAGCCTATGGCCGGCGCGAAGAGGCGCTGGGCATCCACCAGGCCCTAGCCGCCGCCGCTGGCGCCTACGCCAAGGCCCGCCAGGCCGGGCACCCGGTGCTGGCGCTGTTGGTAGGCAAGGCCATGTCCGGCGCCTTTTTGGCCCACGGCTACCAGGCCAACGCCATCCTGGCCCTGGACGATGCCGGTGTCATGGTGCACGCCATGGGCAAGGCCGCTGCGGCCAGGGTCACCCAGCGCAGCGAAGAAGACTTGGACCGCCTGGCCGCCAGCATCCCGCCCATGGCCTACGACCTTAAAAACTACGCCTCTTTGGGGCTGCTGAGCGGCCGCATTGCCGTGTCAAGCGCCGAGGCCCCCACCGGCAGCGACCTTGAAAAGGTCAACGCCGCCCTTGCCGCTGCCCAGCAGCAAGCTCTTGGCAGCACCAGCCTTGCCCACCGCCTGGACGGCGAAAACCGCCGAGCCTCCAAGAAAGTGCGCCAGTTGCTGCGCCAGCAATGGGCGCTGGAGTCATGA
- a CDS encoding malonate decarboxylase subunit epsilon gives MSAVFTCPGQGAQRPGMLQKLPAHPAAQAVAASAEAVLGLTLGALDSPQALGHSRNVQLSLLISSVAWGRYLLSEGCKPRFVLGLSIGAFPAAVLAESLAFEDALQLVALRGNLMQNAFPSGFGMMAVTGLDRYQVQAILDGNAEAVYLANINADNQCVLSGPWAGMDALKPLIAKAGGHCQALSVTVPSHCPLLDEQALVLKSALDKVAMQAPRIGYVSASKARQLRDKDAIRDDLAMNMARQVHWLDASRLLAERGVQAAIELPPSGTLTGLFRRVMPQGHCVGADSTRLDSLQLLCSG, from the coding sequence ATGAGCGCCGTCTTTACCTGCCCAGGCCAGGGGGCCCAGCGCCCCGGCATGCTGCAAAAGCTGCCGGCGCATCCTGCCGCCCAAGCCGTGGCTGCCAGCGCCGAGGCGGTGTTGGGCCTGACCCTCGGCGCCCTCGACAGCCCCCAGGCCCTTGGCCACAGTCGCAACGTGCAATTATCGCTCTTGATAAGTAGCGTTGCCTGGGGCCGCTACCTGCTGAGTGAGGGCTGCAAGCCGCGCTTTGTGCTGGGGTTGTCCATCGGCGCCTTCCCGGCGGCGGTGCTGGCCGAAAGCCTGGCTTTTGAAGACGCTTTGCAACTGGTGGCCCTGCGCGGGAACCTGATGCAAAACGCCTTTCCCAGCGGTTTTGGCATGATGGCGGTAACGGGCCTGGACCGTTACCAGGTGCAAGCCATCTTGGACGGCAATGCAGAGGCGGTGTACCTGGCCAATATCAATGCCGACAACCAGTGCGTGCTCTCTGGCCCCTGGGCCGGGATGGACGCCCTTAAGCCGCTGATCGCCAAGGCGGGCGGCCACTGCCAGGCCCTGAGTGTGACGGTGCCGTCCCACTGCCCGCTGCTGGACGAGCAGGCCCTGGTACTGAAATCCGCCCTGGATAAGGTGGCCATGCAGGCCCCCCGCATCGGTTATGTCAGTGCCAGCAAGGCGCGGCAGCTGCGGGACAAAGACGCCATCCGCGACGATTTGGCCATGAACATGGCGCGGCAGGTGCACTGGCTCGATGCCAGCCGCCTGCTGGCCGAGCGCGGCGTCCAAGCCGCCATCGAACTGCCCCCCAGCGGCACCCTCACCGGCTTGTTTCGCCGGGTGATGCCGCAGGGGCACTGCGTCGGGGCAGACAGCACCCGGCTCGATAGCCTTCAGCTTTTATGCAGCGGCTGA
- the madM gene encoding malonate transporter subunit MadM, translating into MFDALLKVSTTYSMVVGFAVIGLIMWLSYWLSAKLTSGRIHGSAIAILCGLVLAYIGGVISGGKHGLMDLPLLSGIGIVGGTMLRDFAIVATGFGVNVQELKKAGISGVVALLLGVLSSFVAGVAVAMAFGYTDAVSLTTIGAGAVTYIVGPVTGAAIGASSEVMALSIAAGLVKSILVMVATPFVAKYIGLNNPRTAVLFGGLMGTSSGVAAGLAATDPKLVPYGCLTAAFYTAAGCLMGPSVLFLAMLAITGHH; encoded by the coding sequence ATGTTTGATGCCCTGCTTAAAGTCTCCACCACCTACAGCATGGTGGTGGGCTTCGCGGTTATCGGCCTTATCATGTGGCTGTCGTACTGGCTGTCGGCCAAGCTCACCTCCGGCCGTATCCACGGCAGCGCCATCGCCATCCTGTGCGGCCTGGTGCTGGCCTACATCGGCGGCGTTATCAGCGGCGGCAAACACGGCCTGATGGATCTACCACTACTCTCTGGCATCGGTATTGTCGGCGGCACCATGCTGCGGGACTTTGCCATTGTTGCCACCGGCTTCGGGGTTAACGTGCAGGAGCTGAAAAAAGCCGGCATATCCGGGGTGGTGGCGCTGCTGCTGGGGGTCCTTTCCTCCTTTGTGGCCGGGGTGGCGGTGGCCATGGCCTTTGGCTACACCGATGCGGTGAGCCTGACCACCATCGGCGCTGGCGCCGTGACCTACATCGTTGGCCCGGTCACCGGCGCCGCCATCGGTGCCAGCTCGGAAGTGATGGCGCTGTCCATCGCCGCCGGTTTGGTTAAATCCATCCTGGTGATGGTCGCCACCCCCTTTGTGGCCAAGTACATCGGCCTTAACAACCCCCGCACCGCCGTGCTGTTCGGCGGCCTGATGGGCACCTCCAGCGGCGTTGCAGCCGGCCTTGCCGCCACCGACCCGAAACTGGTGCCTTACGGCTGCCTGACCGCCGCCTTCTACACCGCCGCCGGCTGCCTGATGGGCCCGTCGGTATTGTTCCTGGCGATGCTGGCCATCACCGGCCACCACTAA
- a CDS encoding malonate decarboxylase holo-ACP synthase, whose product MNWQPHDLLWVKPGSLLAPAGEQLAPWAAALTGPVVVRRAPSSATLVPVGLRGSNKAERQGAFVPKAAVEKALTPFDLVRHKSWFGHPLRGQHPVLVTLDRVAGLLGDYQWGITGSLGYELASGIRQLTDSSDLDLLLHCQGPLARSEAKALWQALNLGPCQLDVQLALPGGAVALAEWAGPSTKVLLKTDLGPLLTGQPWQELVA is encoded by the coding sequence ATGAACTGGCAGCCCCACGACTTGTTGTGGGTGAAACCCGGCAGCCTGTTGGCGCCGGCCGGGGAGCAGCTGGCGCCCTGGGCGGCGGCGCTTACCGGCCCGGTGGTGGTGCGCCGGGCACCCAGTAGCGCCACCTTGGTGCCGGTGGGGCTTCGCGGCAGCAATAAGGCCGAACGCCAGGGCGCCTTTGTACCCAAGGCCGCGGTAGAAAAGGCCCTGACGCCTTTTGATCTGGTGCGCCATAAAAGCTGGTTCGGCCACCCCCTTCGTGGCCAGCACCCGGTGCTGGTGACCCTTGACCGGGTAGCGGGGCTTCTTGGCGATTATCAGTGGGGCATCACCGGCAGCCTGGGGTATGAACTGGCAAGCGGCATCCGCCAACTGACCGACAGCTCAGATCTCGACCTGCTGCTGCACTGCCAGGGGCCACTGGCAAGAAGCGAGGCCAAGGCGCTGTGGCAGGCGCTCAACCTTGGCCCTTGCCAGCTCGACGTGCAGTTGGCGCTGCCGGGGGGCGCCGTGGCGCTTGCCGAGTGGGCAGGCCCCAGCACCAAGGTCCTTTTGAAAACCGACCTGGGGCCGCTGTTGACCGGCCAGCCCTGGCAGGAGTTGGTGGCATGA